The Juglans regia cultivar Chandler chromosome 1, Walnut 2.0, whole genome shotgun sequence nucleotide sequence ATCAATACCaatataattgattttataattaattgtcttcatttctcttattttttctcaCAAATGAAGGTCATTTTAAAAGTTTGGTTTGGatccatttcaactcatatcattattataattttattaaattcttatataaaatataataaaaaatttaatttttttaaattttaattcaaaatttttaaataataataatattaaaaaaataatattttatttaatttttaatttctatttaaaaatatctcatctcacgAGTCACACCGATCAAAATATTAACCAGAggaaaacaaacagaaaaccaCGTGATGGCATGCCTGCAAATAGCAGAGGAATCCCAGGGCCCTAGGGACATTTTCAAGATGTAAGAATCGCCAACGGACCCTTTCTGGCATTTacaagattttgtttttttttttttttttctttttccggTTGCGCATTCGagcctcacacacacacacacactggcctttcctttctttcttcccttccaTTTATTTCCTTCACTCTTCTCTCCGCCTGCACTGGCCTCTTCCTTCTCCAACCAAGAAAACCGACCCCATTAATGTCAGATAGGAATGCACTAAATGCCTTACTACTCTGTCTTATAAGGCCTTCTTCAAAAATCTCCATCAATATTGTCCACTTTTCTTTGGTTCCACACACACTGATTGCAGACCAAGGAAAATAATACCAGTGCTAAGAAGTTTCTCCTGTTCCTCTTCCCTGAGTTTGTTTCCAAGATTACTTTCGTGGGTCGTTCCTTATTTTCCTGGAAACTAGGATCACCAAACTTGTTTCTTTCCATCAGGCTCACCTGGCTCTCTACATTAGTATTTGACCAACTTGTCTCGAGCATCCGGGATTTCCTTGAAAAAGTGCATTGCTGAGTTTTCCaagaattttttctttccttctttttcattttcttggatTTCAGCTTCTACTACTTCAGGCCCTCGGGGGTTTTTCTCGACTTCGGTTAACCAGAGTCTTCGGGAGCATCCGAATCTGAATTTGGGATCTCAATTTCAGCTAATTCCTTCCTGGACTGGTCATTTACTAGGAAGTACGTTTTTTTCCTCGTGAATTTACTTAAGGAGCCCTATTTTACGATTCCGTTTAAGAATCTTTGACGGGTCTGTTTCTGTATGCCTCAAAACTCGATTCCACGGTTTCCTTTATACTGTTTTTGTTGACTTTTTGGTGGTTCTAGTGTCTACTGCTACGAATTTTGTGCGATGGGGTATTTGTGCATGCTGCTTCTTGTCGTTCTGTTCATTCCAAGTACTAATGCGTTGCAAACCTCTCAGACCCAAGTCTTACTACAGCTAAGAAAGCAGTTGGAGTTCCCTTCCTCATTGCAAATTTTGGAAAACTACGATGGAGATTTCTGTAGCCTATCTTCATCTGCACACATGAGCATCTCATGTCAGGACAGTTCCGTTACTCAACTAAAAATTATGGGAGATAAGCCTGTCAAGGTCAGTGAGTTCAGTGGATTTGCAATTCGCAACAAGACTCTTTCTGAAAGTTTCTCCATTGATTCCTTTGTCACCACATTGACAAGGCTGCCCAGCATAAGGGTTCTTAGCTTAGTGTCCTTGGGGATTTGGGGACCACTTCCGGATAAGATTCATAGGCTATCTTCGCTTGAACTTCTGGACTTGAGCTCAAATTTTATGTATGGTTCAATTCCACCTGCGCTATCCAGATTAGTGAAGCTTCATACATTAATACTGGATGGCAATTATTTCAATGAAAGTGTCCCTGCTTGGTTGGACTCATTTTCAAACCTCACCATTTTGAGTTTGAAGAGTAATGGATTGAAGGGTCAGATTCCTTTTTCGGTATGCAAGATCAAGACACTCACTAACCTTGCACTGTCCCACAATGAGCTTTCTGGAAAATTACCTGATTTTAGTACTTTAACAGGTCTACACGTATTGGATTTAAGAGAAAACCATTTAGATTCTGAACTACCAGTAATGCCCGAAGTGTTGGTTACAGCACTACTGAGCAAGAACTTGTTCTCGGGCAAGATTCCTGAGCAATTTGGTAATTTGGGTCAGCTTCAACACCTCGATCTATCTTTCAACCATCTGAGTGGAACTCCTCCTGCTGCGTTGTTCTCTTTACCAAACATCAGCTATTTGAATTTAGGTTCCAACATGCTCAGCGGGTCATTTCCAAATGAGTTAAGTTGTAGTGGCAAACTTGGGTTTGTTGATATATCTAGTAACAAGTTTATAGGTGGGCTTCCTTCTTGCTTGAGCAGCAATTCAGATAAGGTAGTCGttaaatttggtgaaaattGCTTGTCCATTGATTCCCAACATCAACATCAAGGATCATATTGTGAAGAAGCCATTAAGAGGGGTAAACAATCCAAAGGAAGAAATATAGCGGTAGTGGTTGCTGTCATTGTTGGAGCTTTTCTTGTTATGGTGCTTTTGGTAGTCGGGGCTCTATTATTGTGTAGAGAATTCCGTTCAAGAAGGACACACGCGCAGCATACATTGCCAAAGATGGTGCAAGAGAATATACCAGCTGCCTCTGAACTGCTTGCAAATGCTAGTAAGTTCTACGTCGGTCTGGTCATTTTTGTAACAATCATTTTCTGTTCAAAAAATATAAGACCTGTTTGTCCTACTTACTATGTCAATTTCATAGCTCGGGATATATGAATAGGGACTAAATCATGTTTCGGTAAACCATGGTTTGTGGTCATATGAGAGCTTGAAGTGATAACCTTGccttattttctatatttaaggGCTCATTTCTCAAGCATTAAAGCTAGGGACACAAGGAGCCCCCGTGTGCCGATTATTTGCTTTTGAAGAGTTGAAGGAAGCGACAAACGGCTTTGATTCATCTAGGTTTCTTGGTGAAGGCTCTATGGGGAAGGTATCTTCAAAAACTGAAATAGGTTTCTTGGTGAAGGCTCTATGAGCTATAAATCTTTGAAAGCAGCTAATCTGTTCTTCTCTCTACCTggtatttgatatttattattaatgtcaTTCTTTTTGATGATTTGCAAACTCTTGAAATGGGTTGTTAGGATGCTGCAAACACAACTTACAAActaaaaattcatttcaataaaaTGTTATGGCATCGGGAGAAGAAATTATGTGGCATTCAATTTGTTCAATACATATATTTTCTCACTTCCAACTGCCTCTCTTCacttctgttttctttttctcctcagcTTTACAGAGGGCGATTGGAGAATGGGACCTCTGTAGCCATACGGGCTCTATCTTTAGTGAAGAAATGTTCTAATCAAAACCTTAAAGTTCGTCTTGATCTGCTCTCAAAGCTTCACCATCCACATTTAGTTGGCCTCTTGGGTCATTGCCTTGATGGTAGTGGACAAGATGATTCCAGTGGCAAGAAAGTTTTTCTTGTATATGAATATGTTCCTAATGGGAATTACCGTACCCATTTGTCAGGTTAGTGTTGCGTTGTAGTAATTCAATACACATTCATATATGAATGTATGAAAATGTGTGCGTTCTTACACATCTATCTTCTGTGCAAGAACTAGTTTCTGAAACATACCTTCGTAATGTTCATAAATAGTTTGGAAGCTGTCATAACCATTTCTTGGATACAGTATGCAACAGCCTCCCAGTGTGCGCTAGGGTTGGGGGGGCTGTGTCGGTGCTTGTAACTTTTCATTCCATCCAAGTCCTGTCTGTTCGACTGCATTTAACTTTGACTTGTCAAAGATGGCTGGAATCAGTTTGTAATTAGTTTAAATTACCTTAAATTAGAAACtgcatttttaacatatttaatatatcatagcTTTATGCTTTTGAGTCAGTCAACCTCTAAATTCAGGTACTTATAGTCTTATATACATATGCAGATAGTTTTCCAGAGAAGGTTCTTAAATGGTCAGATAGACTTCAAATTTTAATTGGAGTTGCCAAGGCTGTTCATTTCTTACATACTGGAGTAATTCCCGGTTGTTTCAATAACCAACTGAAGACGAACAATATATTGCTTGACGAGCATCGGATTGCTAAGCTAAGTGACTATGGGGTGTTCATCGTCACAGGGGAAATCGAAAAATTTCAGGTATAATACCTGGATTTTTGAAGCCATTAAGTGTTACAATGTTATCTTGGTTTGCCAAGCAGCCATTCTGAGTCTCTGACACATTCTGTTTGTTCTGTAGGTGAAGGGAGAAGGCTCAAAACCATGGTATGATACAAACTACTGCTTGAACTTTAAGTGGATGGCATAATATTACTTTCAAGTGGGTGTTTGATTTTGTTAACTGGAGTCACATCTTTAGTTGTTATGCTGAATTAGAAAAAAGGTGCATTGTACCCAATAATGAATTCTTGCCGAGGATGCAATGTTgggatatgtatatatatgttatggaTCCATAACGTGAATTACCTGTTGTGAGGTCCCCTTCTTCACTCTCAAGTGAAGAGGAGGTTACCCAATTCTCGGTATATACAGTACTTCTTACATTGTACCACTACCTTCTTACTGAGTTCTCCTGCTGCTAAGTGTAAGATAACCATAGCTGGTACCAACTGCTGCTTACTGGGTGTCTCTCAGACACTGCCAGTACCATCACATACCACCATAAGACCCACCTTTGCTTCTGTATTTCATCATTACCCTTGCTGCCACTGGGCCTCCTCAAGTCTTACTATTGTCAAAGTTTCCACCGCCGTGAAACTGTCATCATTAACCTGCTGACTACTTGGCATCGGTACCAGCACCACCGTTGCCATAATAATTACCTCACTGCCACCACCGGTCCACACTGTCATACTGTTTTCAATGTAACTACCCAGTGCCCCTACTTCTATCCTCCAAATTTAGTAGTTTGTTTATTGACAACTGGTGTTGTCATTAGAAAGTTTTCACAAACCGTGATGTCACAGAAGAAAGCTCTAATCTGAtgatttgtttgaatttttcctAACCTGCTTGGTTTGGTGCCATGATTAAATTTAATAGTCATTTCAAAATACTTGATTCTATCCCTTGTGTTTTTGCAGCCAACAAACAAATGTACAGGATGATGTTTACAACTTTGGGTTTATATTGCTTGAATCACTTGTTGGGCCCATTGCGAGTGGACAAGGAGAAGCATTTCTCCTAAATGAAATGGTATGTCAAAGCTTTTATGGAAATAAAATCTAATGATTGCAATCATGGTCCTAAACCTTCTGTTCTCATGGCATTTTCCAATTCACATGAAATGAGATCTCAGTTCATTCTTAAAACCGTTCTGAACTGCTATAAATTGTTCTCTGGAAACCTAAAGGACGAAGTTGGTCATTTTTCTTGGATTATATATGAATTCTTCAAACATTGAggatatttttccttttcttttcctcaatgttaatttaaatattttcttgtcaTTTTGTTTGAGATGGTATCTTTCTAAGAGCTAGAGTCATGAACGCAGGCATCCTTTGGCAGTCAGGATGGTAGAAGGCGGATTGTGGATCCTGTTGTGTTGACTACTTGCTCGCAGGAGTCATTATCAATTGTGATATCCATCACAAACAAATGCCTATCTCCTGAGCCATCATCTCGACCCTCTTTCGAAGATGTTCTTTGGAACTTACAGTATGCAGCTCAAGTCCAGGCCACTTCTGATGCTGATCAGAAATCAGATTCTACATCGTAGTTGCAAGTTTGCACAGATAGAGCCTCACTATAGAAGCTTCCTGAAACCTGTAATACATAAGGTATGCCTGTATTGGGGCAGCCTTTCCTCATCACAACGCGAAATGTAAAGTTGTAAATGCCATTTTTGTTTGCTTGACCTTATACAGTTAAATTTAGCTAGAATACAAGTTGTTTGGTTACACTTACCTTTTAAGCAGGAATAATGATGGACACTTCAACTTGGGGGCATTGATCGAATGATGTAGAGCTAAGAAGGGTTTGGTTAAAATACTAGTCCCTTTATATGGTAGAGCTCTGTTAGGAGACATGAATGATGAAGATTAAAAAACCAGAATATCAACAAAGAGTAGGTATCTTTAATGGTATGTTTTGAGATAACATATGAGGGTGATTGGGGATAAAAATAAACAGTCGTTAGATGTTTCTGGTTCTAGATCAaagtcttcttctttttatctgCTGCAGAGAATCAGACTCGGCCCAGTATAAAGTTGAGGAACGAAAACCAAATACTAAAAAGAGCACAGGAATGTTTGTTCCTAATACCAAGAGATCAGGAGGACAGGTCGGAGGGGCTGTGGTTAAGGTTAACAGCCAAGTTTAAGTTGAATCTTTACAAACAATCAATTAGTATATTAAGTGGGAAATTGGGAATTACCCAAAGTTTggcacaaaaaataatcatattatagTCCACGACTCATACACCAACATCTTCTGACGTAGAAGTGGACATTCAACCTACCCTCCTCCCCCTGGGCTTCCTCCTGTTGTGAGCCAATATCATATATTCATATGCTTAGAATTTAAGCTCATTGTATCAGGTAACTTCATCATGACTGCTGGTGTACATAGGACATGACCAGTTTGGTGAGTATGGTTGATTCCTTGTGAATCTAAGTTCATTTAACTTTTCGGTGCTGCTAACTGCTAAGCTTGTATTGCTTCTTAATTAGTCTaccattataaataaaaattgtggaTTTCAATTCAGAAACCACACGTTAGATCTTAAGAGTCAGTTAGGATTGAGagatctcaattcatttcattaatatttataaattttaattcacaaatctcattattattcacaaatcatcttaattcatttcatttcatttctgaATTCAAGTAGGACAGAACAAATTTagtcaaattttcaaacctCAAGTGAATAAAtttagagtaatgatatatacacaatatattatacaataatattataaaatgaggatatttttataagatattttataaaaatattattttatttaaaatataattatataaaatgttgtgtgtaaattatttttcataaatttatagaGGAGGAATATGAgcaaaggttaaaaaaaaaaaaaaaggggcacCTGTTCGATTATGCCAAGGGTGGCGTACGTGGGTTGCACTATTCCAAGGTCCTGTCTTTGTGTGACTGAGGACAGCAGTGCTCTGTCGGTGAACACATCCAGCCAAGCAAGAAAAGGACACCTCGCCATGAAAGTTGAAACCCCCACCCACCCCCCTACAACCCCACTCTAGTTTAACCCTCACTCGCCCACAAAGGGAAGGGTCCCCGACTCCGAGTCATTATGAGTCATGCCTCCCATGAGTTTTCCATACCGTTGGTTTAAAATAAAAGTCGCTTTTAAGCTTTGATTTCTGCCTATGATACCTAACAGATTTTTCAATCAAATAGATTAGAAAGACACTTTGTTTGGGCAAGTTTACCTTTGAATCGAACCCTTTAGTTACATAATaagacaacaaaaaataaataaaaattcacatctaataaatttaaaaggaaataaaatagtaCGGTAAatcaagattttaaatttttttttgggtaaatttaaaaaatttaaattaaaaatatgaaataaattattatattatttattaaatatttaatagtgTCATAAAAAACACGATTACGATATGATGCATTAGAAGAGGGGGCATTATCATTATGCAATATGGATGGATGTACAAGGAAACAACGCCTTTGAGTTTGGTAGAGCACCAAACTCAGCGGTTGATTTTCAGTTAACCAACGACTTGACGTAGTTTCCTCATGGCCTTAGGTGTGCTAGGTAGGGCGCGACTCTCGACCGACACTTACGGGACAGTGTCCCGCACACTCTATAATCGCGCGTGTAAATTAAAATCCTCACGTTATTAACGTTATTTCTCTATAGCTAATTAGCTTAAGTGAGGGCATTTCCGCCAAGGCATCCCTATCAAGCTAGCAATCAGCATCACCGAACGACATCGATCAAACATGAAAAGTCCACTGAACACGACGCCGTTTTTATACGTCCGCATTAAAAATTTCTGTGGCAAAGTTAGCTCCacactatttatttataattattcttttattatttttttaccttaaaaataattctctctatttttaataagagaGATTCTGCCTTTCCTTCTCAGTTTCACTACAACTCCTCCCTGAGGCTATTATACTCTCAGATATCTCAAACATGGTAAACCACCTGGTACGAAACGAGTCGTTTTCCGTCTTTCCCACATTTCTCCGATTTTTCGGCTATTAACTTTACCGGTAACTTTTCTATGCCTGCATTGTAGTCAGTGTGCTGGTTCTGAACTATTTTCAGCTTaaaatttgattgttttttattaCTTTCTGTTTATATCTATCTGGATCTGATTTTCTTTAAGCTGTTGGTGAAATTTTCTGAGCGGTTGATTGTTGCTGCTACCTTTACTTTTGCTCAGATGCTAATGCTGTTATTTGTTAAGCTTTGTGCTtaagaatttgtgatttttgagCTAACTTTTGCTGATTTGTGTTCGTTTACCAAGCTGAAAGTTTAAAGTTgtttcattttcagaaaaaaatttCCAGGCTAATttgcaaatatttatttttaattgattttttttttttcattttcttcaatttgaagCTCCTCGTGGCATAGCATGAATAGGAAGTAGGAGTGTTCTTTCCGTTAAgcaattgggatttgaaaagagcttatttttattgattttctacTCTTTATGTGCAGAGTGCAGTGTTTGCAGTTCTAATTTTCTCTACTCAGGAACATATTTCTGGTGTCCCTCCCCCCCGATTCTGAACTCTAGAGCTTTGAGGTTCTTGTGATTCTACGTAGCTAATCACATTGGGGTGGAACTAGTCCACCGTTACTGAAACTATGGTTGTAGGCTTGAAAGCAAAGAACAGGCGAAGCGCCTCGgtccaaataaattatttaatccaTGTAGAGGAGATCAAGCCTTGGCCCCCATCACAGTCACTTAGATCCCTCCGTTCCGTTCTGATTCAATGGGAAAATGGTGATCGAAATTCTGGGTCTACCAACATTGTTGTACCATCACTTGGCTCAGTTGTTGTTGAGGGAAAGATTGAATTCAATGAGTCTTTTAGGCTACCTGTGACCTTGTTGAGGGACATGTCTGTCAAAGGTGGTGACGCCGATGCATTTCAAAAGAATTGCTTGGAGTTTAACTTGTATGAGGCAAGGAGGGACAAGACTGTGAAGGGCCAGTCGTTGGCGACTGTCATCATTGACTTGGCAGATTATGGTGTTGTGCAAGATGCCTTAAGCATTAGTGCTCCAATGAACTGCAAGAGGAGCTATGGGAACACAGATCAgccaattttatatatcaaaatccAGCCTCTTCGTAAGGGTCGCACTAATTCTTCGTTGAGGGACAATCAGTCAAGAGGCGTGTCGCAGAATGATAATGGTGGCGGATCTGTTTCTGCCTTGATGAATGAAGAGTATGCTGAGGAAGCAGAGAGTGCATCTTTCACCGATGATGATGTTTCATCACACTCATCTCAAACAATTGCTTCTACTGCTTTTGACTCTATTGGGGGCTTACCTCCTCAAGAGGTACCctttctctgtctctgtctctctgtctgtctgtctcccTTATGATTGCGACTCACCAATTTTGATTCTACATAGTACTATGGGTGAATAAACATGCACATATCTACATCTTCTATTGCTAAAGCAGCCTTTATCCAGTTAGTATTAATAATCTGCAATATATATggatagggttttttttttttggggggtttgTTATGTATATTTTGACTGGCTGTGAACAAATTGTTAATGGATTATGAAATAAGTTTAGATAAATGGTATCGCTTTCAGGAATTTGTCTGCCTTTGGCACATTGATTATATTGGCGGGACTAACATGAACACATATTGCGTGTGGAagcttttttttgtttcaaaatttaacACTTTTTACACATCTGCCAGTAGATCACCATGCTGTTGGTCGAGTGCCTCATACTATGGTCAGCATTATaggtgaaaatatatatatgtaaatgcatgcatgtattaaTATCTGTATATGTTTCCTTTTTTGGTGAAAAAAATACTCACAATGTACCATGTAATATACTAATTGGAATTGAATACCAGAATGGACCAGACATGGTGAGGCATGGCACTGGAGGGGGCCACAAGGAGCATGCCTTAGCTGCAAACCTGAAGCTTGAAAAATCTAATATGACATCATGTATTGGATCACAAGAAAATCCGAAGGGGAGTTCATCTCGCTCATCATCAACAGACTTATCCTCTGATCTGGGGAGTCCAGTAAATGGTCCTGCTTCTGTACCGAACTTTCCTAACTCTATTTCAACATCAATCCAACAACATGTTGCTTCCAATGGTTTTCActcttcatcatcatccttGGTGTATGAAAATATGGAGGAAGATTCTGATGCCAGCATTCAAAGTAATGACAATGGACATTTAGCTCTGGAAGTTCACGAAAAGATTAGTAATACCACAAGTGTAGTTTCAGGTGATGGCGAGCGGAACATCAAGGAAAATGTACCTAACAGTTTTGTAGCATCCCCAGACAAAAATTCCCAGATGGTTGAGAAACTGGACTCCTCCAAGTATAGTGATTCTCAAGTTAATGGAAACAATGATGGGAAGGGTTGGGAAATTGGTAGCGATCACTTGGAGGAGGCTGAAACCACAGATGATTACTTTGATGGTTCTACGGAGGACAAAGATGGAAAGGAACCCCaagaaaatggagttgaaataGAAAACTTGGATGAGAAAACAGTTTTTACAGAAGATGAACCATCAGTCACCGGAAGTGCTACCAGAGGGCAAGCCTCTTTGGAAGGTGATGCATTTTCTTTAAGCAGTGGAAGTCTTGGAATGAAGAGTAATATCCTTAAAAATGagagattaaaaaatgtaaagtcTGTTAGGTCATCAACAGACTTAGGTAGGACCAATGGATCAGTAAGTAGTAATCAGCACACAGAAGTAACAGAAGCTGGTGTCCTGGGAGATACACAGTACATTGGACGAAGCCTCAGAAGCAATGAAAGGAAAGATGCTAAAGTTTATCCAAAGGATACAAAAAGTGCTCTTTTAGATAGCAAAATCCAGCAATTGGAACACAGAATAAAGATGCTTGAGGGTGAGTTGAGAGAAGCCGCTGCTGTGGAGGCTTCTCTTTATTCAGTAGTTGCTGAGCATGGAAGTTCCATGAGTAAGGTCCATGCTCCTGCTCGGCGCCTTTCAAGGCTGTATCTTCATGCTTGTAGACAAAGTTCTCTATCAAGGAAAGCATCTGCTGCTAGAAGTGCTGTTTCAGGACTAGTTTTGGTGGCAAAAGCATGTGGAAATGACGTTCCAAGGTATATGTAAACCACACTtctggttttttcttttatttttattttttatttttttattttttattttatggttatTTGATTGAAGATATCAGAACTGCCTACATGGTGAAGAATACTATTCCTCATCTTGATACAACATAGCCTTGGGGAGCGTGAACCTACCATATATGGTCTTACCCAAGAGACCCAAATTGATTGATGTTGGATTAGAGAATCTACCACAGATGCGATAATAATATACTACTGACAAACAAAAGATGACCAAAGTAGAAGAACCAGATATTTGCATGAGAGACTTGaattaaatttgaattattatGGGCTGTCGCTGAAGTAACTTTATATGTGATCATTATAGTATCTCATTTGTTTTTCCCATTTCTGATTACAGATTGACATTTTGGTTGTCCAACTCGATTGTCTTGAGAACAATTATAAGCAAAGCCATTGGGGACCGGGAGCTACCACTGCCTGCTGAATCTGGTATTGAAAGGAATGGTGGGGTAAAGGTGGATAACAAGGTATCATCCCTATTAAAATGGAAAGTGTCTTCTCCTGgcataaaagaaaatgcaaaatcttTTTATGGAAGTTTTGGCAACTGGGAGGACCCACGTACGTTTACATCTGcattagaaaaaatagaaagttgGATCTTCTCCCGAATTGTTGAGTCTATCTGGTGGCAGGTAAATTCCCAATTCTTGTTCTCCCTTTTGTATTTGGTGTTTGGATTCCCTTTGAAGTGTATTGTAGGAAATACCACGGGGTATAGAACATCAACTTTTCTAGTTATCTGACCAGAAATAATAGTTTCTTCGTTCCTTTCCAGACTTTGACTCCACATATGCAGTCTGCTGCTGCAACAACAATTAACGAATGTTTGGGTTCCAGCTCAAGGAAAACCTATGAAAGGTTATCTAGTTCAGGTGAGCAAGAGCAAGGGAACTTTGCAATAGACCTTTGGAAGAAGGCTTTCAGG carries:
- the LOC108992089 gene encoding probable inactive leucine-rich repeat receptor-like protein kinase At3g03770, which gives rise to MGYLCMLLLVVLFIPSTNALQTSQTQVLLQLRKQLEFPSSLQILENYDGDFCSLSSSAHMSISCQDSSVTQLKIMGDKPVKVSEFSGFAIRNKTLSESFSIDSFVTTLTRLPSIRVLSLVSLGIWGPLPDKIHRLSSLELLDLSSNFMYGSIPPALSRLVKLHTLILDGNYFNESVPAWLDSFSNLTILSLKSNGLKGQIPFSVCKIKTLTNLALSHNELSGKLPDFSTLTGLHVLDLRENHLDSELPVMPEVLVTALLSKNLFSGKIPEQFGNLGQLQHLDLSFNHLSGTPPAALFSLPNISYLNLGSNMLSGSFPNELSCSGKLGFVDISSNKFIGGLPSCLSSNSDKVVVKFGENCLSIDSQHQHQGSYCEEAIKRGKQSKGRNIAVVVAVIVGAFLVMVLLVVGALLLCREFRSRRTHAQHTLPKMVQENIPAASELLANARLISQALKLGTQGAPVCRLFAFEELKEATNGFDSSRFLGEGSMGKLYRGRLENGTSVAIRALSLVKKCSNQNLKVRLDLLSKLHHPHLVGLLGHCLDGSGQDDSSGKKVFLVYEYVPNGNYRTHLSDSFPEKVLKWSDRLQILIGVAKAVHFLHTGVIPGCFNNQLKTNNILLDEHRIAKLSDYGVFIVTGEIEKFQVKGEGSKPCQQTNVQDDVYNFGFILLESLVGPIASGQGEAFLLNEMASFGSQDGRRRIVDPVVLTTCSQESLSIVISITNKCLSPEPSSRPSFEDVLWNLQYAAQVQATSDADQKSDSTS
- the LOC108992087 gene encoding uncharacterized protein LOC108992087, encoding MVVGLKAKNRRSASVQINYLIHVEEIKPWPPSQSLRSLRSVLIQWENGDRNSGSTNIVVPSLGSVVVEGKIEFNESFRLPVTLLRDMSVKGGDADAFQKNCLEFNLYEARRDKTVKGQSLATVIIDLADYGVVQDALSISAPMNCKRSYGNTDQPILYIKIQPLRKGRTNSSLRDNQSRGVSQNDNGGGSVSALMNEEYAEEAESASFTDDDVSSHSSQTIASTAFDSIGGLPPQENGPDMVRHGTGGGHKEHALAANLKLEKSNMTSCIGSQENPKGSSSRSSSTDLSSDLGSPVNGPASVPNFPNSISTSIQQHVASNGFHSSSSSLVYENMEEDSDASIQSNDNGHLALEVHEKISNTTSVVSGDGERNIKENVPNSFVASPDKNSQMVEKLDSSKYSDSQVNGNNDGKGWEIGSDHLEEAETTDDYFDGSTEDKDGKEPQENGVEIENLDEKTVFTEDEPSVTGSATRGQASLEGDAFSLSSGSLGMKSNILKNERLKNVKSVRSSTDLGRTNGSVSSNQHTEVTEAGVLGDTQYIGRSLRSNERKDAKVYPKDTKSALLDSKIQQLEHRIKMLEGELREAAAVEASLYSVVAEHGSSMSKVHAPARRLSRLYLHACRQSSLSRKASAARSAVSGLVLVAKACGNDVPRLTFWLSNSIVLRTIISKAIGDRELPLPAESGIERNGGVKVDNKVSSLLKWKVSSPGIKENAKSFYGSFGNWEDPRTFTSALEKIESWIFSRIVESIWWQTLTPHMQSAAATTINECLGSSSRKTYERLSSSGEQEQGNFAIDLWKKAFRDACERLCPVRAGGHECGCLPLLARLIMEQCVARLDVAMFNAILRESADEIPTDPVSDPISDSKVLPIFAGKSSFGAGAQLKNAIGNWSRWLTDLFGMDDDDTDEREYASFKSFHLLNALSDLMMLPKDMLLSKSVRKEVCPSFGAPLIKRVVDNFVPDEFCPDPIPGVVLEALDSEDHFEPGEESLMNFPCAAAPIVYSPPPAASVANIIGEIGSQTHLRRSGSSVLRKSYTSDDELDELNSPLSSIFIDGSLSSAVPTKPSWVSKGNGNQDAVRYELLRSVWMNSD